GTCAACGATCAAGCCGCTGAGAAAATCGCTCTCGGAATTGACGACGCGGTAAGAGGTCGCGTTGGGCAGATGCTTTTGTCGGACGGCGAGGGCAGCGCGGATGCGTTGTTCGAAAAACGGTTGATCCACGGCAATCCGTTCCGGTGAAAGGACGCGGACATTGATCTTGGATTTTGAATTGTAGAAGCCAACGCCGAGGAAACGTTGCCGATGGTCTTTGACTTGGACCAACTGGCCGTCGGCGGCCGGTTGGGTCAGTCGGAGGATGGAGCCGGAATAAATCCACGGATGGCCCGCCAAAACGCGGTCGGCTTCGCCTGGTCGCAGTAAAACAGTCGGCAATGATTCCATAATTTTGTAAACATTTGGCGAACCTGTCGGTGCGCGGGGCTGATGAAGGCAGAGACAGACGGAAGATGAAAGCGAATTCTGACGAAGGCCGGTGGCCAGAAATAACCCTGCTTTTGTTGTTGGCTTTGGGCAGCCGAGTGGTTAGACTGGGGATGTTCCGATATGAAAGATGTCAGCACAGTCGGCGTGATACTGAAGCACAAAGGCTCGAAGGTCTGGTGCATTTCGCCGGACGCGACGGTCTTTGAAGCCATCAGCATGATGGCGGAAAAGAACGTCGGCGCGCTGCTGGTCATGATGGACGACAAGTTGTTGGGCATTATTTCCGAGCGCGACTACACCCGCAAAGTTGCGCTCAAGGGAAAATCCTCCAAAAAAACGCAGGTTCTGG
This window of the Verrucomicrobiota bacterium genome carries:
- a CDS encoding CBS domain-containing protein — protein: MKDVSTVGVILKHKGSKVWCISPDATVFEAISMMAEKNVGALLVMMDDKLLGIISERDYTRKVALKGKSSKKTQVLEIVSSPVIFVTPEHSVEECMRIMTEHRVRHLPLLQEEKVVGVISIGDLVNWIISAQSATINQLESYITGGYPG